AGATACTATCAAAGTAATCAGCGGTTACAGTGATTTAATTGCAATAAGACATCCTTCAGAAGGGGCTGCAAGGCTTTCAGGTGAAAATTCAAAAGTTCCAGTCATAAACGCTGGAGATGGATCAAACCAGCACCCGACACAGACACTTCTTGATTTATATACAATTAAAAGGGAAGTCGGACACATTGAAAATTTAAAAATCGCATTTATCGGTGACTTAAAGTATGGAAGAACCGTTCACTCTTTGTGCCAAGCATTATCCCTCTTTAAGGGTGTAGAAATAAAGTTAATTTCTCCAGAAGAACTTAAAATGCCAAGAGAAGTAATTGAAGATATCGATGGAAAAATAAAACTTTCGGAAATGACTGACGTTGAAATTGAAGATGTTGATGTTGTTTACATGACAAGGATTCAGAAAGAAAGGTTTGTCGACGTTAACGAATACTACAAGGTAAAGGGAATATACCGACTTTCAAAAGAGCACATTGGAGACAAAGACGTAGTTATCATGCACCCGCTTCCAAGGGTTGATGAAATCGATTCCGAAGTCGATAATCTTCCACAGGCAAGATACTTTAAACAGTCATTTTATGGAGTTCCTGTCAGAATGGCGATTTTAAAGCTTTTATTTGAAGATTCGGTAAAATAATCAATCTATTATACTTTATTTAACCTATTTTGAAATGCAGTTAATTTTTTATAGTATTATGGCAATCACATATTATACTCGCATACTCTCTCAAAAAATTTATTAAATATACGGAAAAACTTCGATTTTTTAAAAAATAAACACAAACAAGGTGTAATCATGGCAATTTGGCAAGGAGCAAGCAGAAGGCTCTCAACAGGAGCTAAAGTCTGGAGAGCTGCAAAGAAACATAAAAGAGAAATGGGAAGACCTGCAGCAGAAACACAAGTTTCAGAAGTAATCAAAAGAAAAATTGTAAGATGCAGAGGCGCAAACTTAAAAGTTAAGTTGGAAAAAACTAACTACGCAAACGTCTTTGATCAAGCAAACAATGTTTGTAAAAAAGTTGCTGTAACAAAAGTTCTCGACAACAAAGCAAACAAACACTATATCAGAAGAAACGTTATGACAAAAGGAGCAATCATCGAAACAGAAATGGGTAAAGCAAAAGTTACCTCAAGACCTGGACAAGATGGTGTTGTAAACGCTGTTTTAATTACAGAATAATTCTCTTTTTTTATTTAAAAAAAATTTAAAATTTTATTTTTTCAAAGTTATTTTTGTTTTACTTTCGATCGTTTAATCATTGAAAATTTTTTTCCGCCGCATTCACAGGTTAAATCTTCTATTCTTTTTATTTTATTTCCAATTTCATGGACTTTTTTACAGTTCATGCACCGGTAGTATCTTAAAGTTGGTTTTAATTCTCCAGTGTATATTTTTTCAGAATTAACGTCTATTTTTTTCAAATTTTTACCAACGAGTCTTGCCAAAAATGTAGTGTTTCCAATAATTTCGGTTCCTTCATAAAAGTTAAATCCTGGAATCAACTCATAAATTAAAAAGTTCATATTGTTGATTGATTTTTGAAGTTCAATGTATTCTTCTACAGGCTTATGAGAGAATGCAAGATACAATATTCCATCGTTTCCAAGTGCTTCGATGCCTCTTGACATGAAAAGCACTGCGCCATTCAATGTATATGGGGGATCAGTAAATATTGTGTCAAATTTGTTTACAAATTCACTTGGAAGTTCATTTTTAAAGTCCCATTTCACAGTTTCAATGTTCAAATTCTCTTTTTTAGAAACTTCTGAAATTAATTTTAAAAGTCTATCATCGATATCTAAAACAACGACTTCACTGCATAGTCCAGTCATTGCAGTTGGAATTGATGCAAGATCATCATCTCCCACAAATAAAACTCTTTTTCCTTCTAAATCTCCTCGATCGGCCATTATTGTAGCTCTAGCAACCGCTGTTTCAGGTGTTGCAAAAGACTGATCAATCATCGTGTTTACTTGCGGCCTTAATTTAGCGTAAGTTTTGTGTTTTTTCAATATCTTTTCAAATTTTTCATCAAACACAATATTTTTTCCACTGCATACCGGACATTTTAGATCAGATTTAAGTTTAAGTCTAAGTTCCTTTTCGACAAAATCAACACCTTCTTTTGAAAATACCGCTCCTTTATCGTCTCTTTTTAAGAGAGATTCTCTTTCAAGAATTGATCTAACTTTAGATACAATTGGAAGAGGCAGTTTTACATATTGGCCTATTTTTTTTGTTGAAATCGGCTGATTTCTGTATATGCATCTTAAAATATCTTCAACAGCCCGTTCTCCTTCTGAAACTTTCACATTTTTTGCAATACGTTTTAAATATGATTTTTTAGCATCAATTTTTAAGTTTTCCGTTTTTTTACCCATGCTTCCAATAATCTTCATGAATCCACCAGTTTAAATTACAATAAAATAATAGCATCTTATTATTAAAAAATAACACATAAAACAGTATATCTAAATTAATAAATTAATACTTCCAAAATAAAAACGTGCCAAGGGGGTGATTCGAACACCCGACAACTGGATCTTCAGTCCAGCGTTCTCCCAGGCTGAACTACCTTGGCAATTTCCAGTTAAATCCACAATTAAGCATATCCTTTTTGGTATTTATACTTTACTACATAAAGTTTATATATCAGAATGTTGATTGTTATTGTGCGGTCA
This Methanococcus maripaludis C5 DNA region includes the following protein-coding sequences:
- a CDS encoding 30S ribosomal protein S8e — encoded protein: MAIWQGASRRLSTGAKVWRAAKKHKREMGRPAAETQVSEVIKRKIVRCRGANLKVKLEKTNYANVFDQANNVCKKVAVTKVLDNKANKHYIRRNVMTKGAIIETEMGKAKVTSRPGQDGVVNAVLITE
- the pyrB gene encoding aspartate carbamoyltransferase; translated protein: MRHLISMRDIGREEILNILDESERMEAILNEKGHCDFLNGRILATLFYEPSTRTRLSFETAMKRLGGNVIGFTDISNTSVTKGESLADTIKVISGYSDLIAIRHPSEGAARLSGENSKVPVINAGDGSNQHPTQTLLDLYTIKREVGHIENLKIAFIGDLKYGRTVHSLCQALSLFKGVEIKLISPEELKMPREVIEDIDGKIKLSEMTDVEIEDVDVVYMTRIQKERFVDVNEYYKVKGIYRLSKEHIGDKDVVIMHPLPRVDEIDSEVDNLPQARYFKQSFYGVPVRMAILKLLFEDSVK
- a CDS encoding bis-aminopropyl spermidine synthase family protein, whose translation is MKIIGSMGKKTENLKIDAKKSYLKRIAKNVKVSEGERAVEDILRCIYRNQPISTKKIGQYVKLPLPIVSKVRSILERESLLKRDDKGAVFSKEGVDFVEKELRLKLKSDLKCPVCSGKNIVFDEKFEKILKKHKTYAKLRPQVNTMIDQSFATPETAVARATIMADRGDLEGKRVLFVGDDDLASIPTAMTGLCSEVVVLDIDDRLLKLISEVSKKENLNIETVKWDFKNELPSEFVNKFDTIFTDPPYTLNGAVLFMSRGIEALGNDGILYLAFSHKPVEEYIELQKSINNMNFLIYELIPGFNFYEGTEIIGNTTFLARLVGKNLKKIDVNSEKIYTGELKPTLRYYRCMNCKKVHEIGNKIKRIEDLTCECGGKKFSMIKRSKVKQK